One genomic region from Anopheles bellator chromosome 2, idAnoBellAS_SP24_06.2, whole genome shotgun sequence encodes:
- the LOC131211169 gene encoding transmembrane reductase CYB561D2-like, with protein MDPAEAKEARTEKIVYHLETIFTTINHMLIAYVTIYLSYYSYTRGFGNLFTWHVFLCSVGYQFFMAESFLTLLSSNSWTDRYSIVTKRRLHWILQVVGCAAIFAGTIIEIKIKEDAGRSHFTSDHAITGLVSMIFIVLSFLNGVAALYTTKIKHIIKPVYVKMCHYLTGIVAFVIGMTSLALEYSPRMISQKHMDMLIAFTSITTAFTLLGVCKTMFNQFRAMCK; from the exons ATGGACCCGGCCGAGGCGAAGGAAGCACGCACGGAGAAAATTGTGTACCACCTCGAGACGATAttcaccaccatcaaccacATGCTGATTGCGTATGTAACGATCTACCTGTCGTACTACTCGTACACTCGCGGCTTCGGAAACTTGTTCACATGGCACGTGTTCCTGTGCTCCGTCGGG TACCAGTTCTTCATGGCCGAATCGTTCCTGACGCTGCTGTCCTCGAACTCGTGGACCGATCGGTACTCGATCGTCACGAAACGGCGCCTTCACTGGATCCTGCAGGTGGTGGGCTGCGCGGCCATCTTCGCCGGGACGATCATCGAGATCAAAATCAAGGAAGACGCCGGTCGATCTCACTTCACCTCCGACCATGCCATCACCG GTCTCGTATCGATGATCTTTATCGTGCTGTCCTTCCTGAATGGCGTGGCCGCACTGTACACGACCAAGATTAAGCACATTATCAAGCCGGTCTACGTGAAGATGTGCCACTACCTGACGGGCATTGTCGCCTTCGTTATCG GTATGACGTCACTGGCGCTGGAATACTCACCCCGAATGATATCGCAGAAGCACATGGACATGCTCATCGCCTTCACGTCGATCACGACCGCCTTCACGCTGCTCGGGGTCTGCAAAACCATGTTCAATCAGTTCCGAGCGatgtgtaaataa